The Apium graveolens cultivar Ventura chromosome 6, ASM990537v1, whole genome shotgun sequence genome contains a region encoding:
- the LOC141665632 gene encoding uncharacterized protein LOC141665632 — translation MLQQPPRPKPQLPPVVPVVTFKQFQSVKPPKFEGTVDSTKARTSLKEIEKSFALVKVEEDQKTIFASYFLEGETNYWWECRKALEGEDIVTWDRFKELFLEKYFPHYVKNWMEIKFLELKQGNMSVTEYEAKFTKLARFVLEQVDTEEKRAQRFQQGLQPWIRSRVAVFELTTYTAVVQKAMNIGGESERTQKEKGQGNFQNHSNRKPGFQAWTSVCIKANVTCFRCKQKGHYSNECPAGRTEVTYFQCGKKGHVARDCRGPAMAASVLKVLVLPPPPQYNQPRARTFNMTMKEVV, via the exons ATGCtacaacaaccacctcgtcctAAACCTCAGTTACCACCAGTTGTGCCTGTCGTTAcctttaagcagtttcagtcagttaagccTCCAAAGTTTGAGGGTACAGTAGATTCTACTAAGGCTAGGACTTCgctaaaagaaatagagaaatcATTTGCACTTGTGAAAGTTGAAGAGGAtcaaaagactatttttgctAGCTATTTCCTGGAAGGAGAaacaaattattggtgggaatgCAGGAAAGCCTTAGAGGGTGAAGATATTGTgacttgggataggtttaaagagttatttctggagaaatattttcctcattATGTGAAGAACTGGATGGAAATTAAGTTCTTAGAactgaagcaagggaatatgtctgtGACAGAATACGAAGCCAAGTTTACtaaattggctaggtttgttttAGAGCAAGTGGATACTGAAGAGAAACGGGCTCAACGATTTCAACAGGGATTACAACCATGGATTCGCAGTCGAGTTGCAGTTTTCGAATTGACAACTTACACCGCCGTGGTCCAGAAAGCTATGAATATTGGAGGGGAAAGTGAAAGGAcccaaaaggaaaagggacaAGGAAATTTTCAGAACCATTCCAACAGGAAGCCGGGATTCCAAGCCTGGACAA GCGTCTGTATCAAGGCCAATGTGAcatgcttcagatgcaaacagaaagggcactactctaatGAATGTCCAGCGGGAAGAACAGAAGTTACTTATTTCCAGTGTGGGAAGAAAGGACATGTTGCTAGGGATTGTAGAGGACCAGCTATGGCAGCTAGTGTTCTGAAAGTGTTGGtattacctccaccaccacagTACAATCAGCCTagagcaagaacttttaacatgacaatgaaggAAGTTGTGTAG